The following are encoded together in the Lathyrus oleraceus cultivar Zhongwan6 chromosome 3, CAAS_Psat_ZW6_1.0, whole genome shotgun sequence genome:
- the LOC127126237 gene encoding 18 kDa seed maturation protein: protein MEKTKETAANVGAAAKSGMEKTKANVQEKTERLTTRDPLEKELATQKKEERVAQAELDKQAARNHNAAATAVNTLGQGQNHTTGTGGNPNATGYGTGGTHR from the coding sequence ATGGAGAAGACCAAAGAAACAGCTGCTAACGTTGGTGCTGCAGCCAAATCTGGTATGGAGAAGACCAAAGCCAACGTCCAAGAGAAGACTGAGAGGCTGACGACGCGTGATCCGTTGGAAAAGGAGTTGGCAACACAGAAGAAGGAGGAAAGGGTTGCCCAGGCTGAGCTGGATAAGCAGGCGGCGCGTAATCACAATGCTGCGGCAACGGCTGTGAACACCTTGGGGCAGGGTCAAAACCACACCACTGGAACCGGCGGAAATCCAAATGCCACCGGGTATGGAACCGGCGGTACTCACCGTTGA